Proteins from one Porites lutea chromosome 3, jaPorLute2.1, whole genome shotgun sequence genomic window:
- the LOC140931927 gene encoding uncharacterized protein has product MRVKRASATTAYYANSTSTFRPVIQLLHDVELNPGPANCSSGDKSEKSNGNVKIAHLNVRSLKCHLTENFIYASSFNVPIYLLGDLNCRLENSDDPGAKALVNFCRSYNLSILINTPTRVTETSKSILDVIFASDTRQVQTATVMESSISDHELIYVTLRLKKARSKPIYITTRSFKHYCPIDFNNDVSLAPWSIVDVFDDVEDKIYAFDSLFTEILDRHAPVKTFKARCKPNPCVTDNIRGLMKTRDDWRKKAKKTNDPLSWTAYRYFRQEVKREIRIAEREFVAEQIQRNPNNTNNIWKAIRQCVPNKSTSQRTFSKSVKSVADEFNQFFVSVGQSTVDKITSLANECNLTLNQNYFVPRQYASSDQFTLSTVDYKQVERIIAAMPSNKAPGIDKIPIRVIKDCLNPIVHPITSIVNASFQNCVFPSKWKTAEVTPILKEGDHEQANNNRPISLLPVLSKVCERVVHNQLTSYLQSNDTLSKSQSGNKRWHSCETSVIETTDTILNAIDKKKLTAVVLLDMSKAFDSVNHDTLILKLQDVGISSDTLQWFRSYLSNRSQVVRIYSTLSEPLSVTSGVPQGSILGPLLFSIYTNDLPLIPQKCSTQSYVDDTKLITSFELKANLDAIADLEDDLFKIGEWCSNNQLLLNPGKTKLMIFGSRQMRAKFQFRYLSFMGKDIVPTDTAKDLGVTLDSNLTYDEHIIKTASSCMSRLGQINRVKHVFDKRTLLMIINSLVFSRLFYCSNVWSNTSKCNVNKLQAVQNFACRIVSGTRKLDHVTPIRKELNWLSVPSQLYYRNATMAFKCMTGQAPEYLTSKFIKRAEVSRRSTRNSQLLQIPFFRTAAVARDSLADHVPNVLIGGRNPVGSSSSKQKDRIDDGRGSKAHDFAHEAAILRTLSSDSGENSENSLHVEADVASEVAPLASASSADLIAVIL; this is encoded by the exons ATGAGAGTGAAACGAGCAAGCGCTACTACAGCCTACTACGCCAACTCAACCTCTACCTTTAGACCTGTTATACAACTGCTACATGATGTGGAACTTAACCCTGGACCTGCAAACTGCTCTAGTGGAGACAAGTCAGAAAAGTCAAATGGCAATGTTAAAATCGCACATCTTAATGTTCGCTCGCTCAAATGCC ATCTTACAGAGAACTTTATTTATGCCTCGTCGTTTAATGTTCCAATTTATCTATTAGGTGATTTGAACTGCAGACTTGAGAATAGCGACGATCCTGGAGCTAAAGCCCTTGTTAACTTTTGCCGTTCCTATAACTTGTCAATATTGATCAACACACCAACACGAGTTACAGAGACTTCGAAATCGATTTTAGATGTTATCTTTGCATCGGATACAAGACAAGTCCAAACGGCTACAGTTATGGAAAGCTCGATCAGCGACCATGAGCTAATTTATGTCACCTTAAGATTGAAGAAGGCGCGCTCCAAACCCATTTATATTACTACCAGAAGTTTTAAACACTACTGTCCTATTGATTTCAACAACGACGTATCATTGGCACCGTGGTCCATAGTCGATGTTTTCGACGATGTCGAGGATAAAATTTATGCATTTGATTCGCTGTTTACTGAGATACTCGACCGTCATGCTCCAGTTAAAACCTTTAAAGCACGCTGTAAGCCAAACCCATGCGTAACCGACAACATCCGCGGATTGATGAAGACCAGGGATGATTGGcgtaaaaaagcaaagaaaacaaatgaccCGCTATCCTGGACTGCCTACAGATATTTCAGACAGGAAGTAAAGAGGGAAATTAGAATTGCTGAACGAGAATTTGTTGCTGAACAAATCCAAAGGAACCCAAATAACACCAATAATATCTGGAAAGCAATCCGCCAGTGTGTCCCCAATAAATCTACATCTCAGCGAACATTTAGTAAGAGCGTCAAATCTGTTGCAGACGAATTTAACCAGTTCTTCGTATCTGTTGGTCAGAGCACTGTTGACAAAATTACGTCCCTGGCTAATGAATGCAACTTAACACTTAATCAGAATTATTTCGTGCCGAGACAATACGCTTCCTCTGACCAGTTCACACTTAGTACCGTTGATTATAAACAAGTAGAGCGTATAATAGCAGCGATGCCTTCAAACAAGGCCCCCGGGATAGATAAAATTCCGATCCGTGTCATCAAAGACTGTCTTAATCCAATTGTTCACCCAATAACGTCTATCGTTAATGCATCCTTTCAAAACTGTGTTTTTCCATCAAAATGGAAAACAGCCGAGGTTACACCCATCCTAAAGGAGGGCGACCATGAACAGGCAAACAACAATAGACCCATCTCACTTCTACCAGTTTTATCGAAGGTTTGCGAAAGGGTAGTACATAATCAACTCACCTCGTATCTGCAATCAAATGACACCCTATCAAAGAGTCAAAGCGGTAACAAGAGATGGCACTCTTGTGAAACATCTGTCATTGAAACAACAGACACAATTCTTAACGCCATCGATAAAAAGAAGTTAACGGCAGTTGTACTATTAGATATGAGCAAAGCCTTTGATAGTGTCAATCATGAcacgttaattttaaaattgcaagatgTCGGAATTTCCAGTGACACTCTCCAATGGTTTCGTAGTTACCTAAGCAACAGGTCACAAGTAGTACGAATCTATTCAACGCTATCTGAGCCTTTGTCTGTGACCAGTGGCGTTCCTCAAGGAAGCATCTTGGGCCCACTTCTTTTTAGCATATATACGAACGATCTTCCATTGATCCCACAGAAATGCAGCACCCAGAGTTATGTAGATGATACGAAACTCATTACTTCCTTCGAGCTTAAAGCCAACCTGGATGCAATTGCTGATTTGGAAGACGACCTGTTTAAAATAGGGGAATGGTGTTCCAACAATCAATTGTTACTAAACCCTGGCAAAACCAAGTTGATGATATTTGGCAGCAGGCAGATGCGTGCAAAATTCCAATTTCGTTACCTTTCCTTTATGGGTAAGGACATTGTCCCTACAGACACCGCCAAAGACCTTGGTGTGACTTTGGATTCTAATTTAACTTACGATGAACATATAATTAAAACCGCTTCCTCGTGCATGTCCCGCCTTGGCCAGATAAACCGTGTCAAGCATGTCTTCGACAAACGTACACTTTTGATGATTATTAATTCCTTAGTTTTTAGCAGGTTATTTTATTGCTCCAATGTTTGGTCAAATACCTCAAAATGTAATGTCAACAAGTTACAGGCAGTGCAGAACTTCGCATGCCGCATTGTTAGCGGCACGCGTAAACTTGACCATGTTACACCAATTCGCAAGGAGCTAAATTGGCTTTCAGTTCCCAGTCAGCTTTATTACCGGAACGCTACAATGGCTTTTAAATGTATGACCGGTCAAGCCCCTGAATACCTTACATCAAAATTCATAAAGCGAGCAGAGGTTAGCCGACGTAgcaccagaaattcacagctTTTACAAATTCCCTTTTTTAGAACAGCTGCCG TTGCGCGTGATTCCCTTGCAGATCACGTTCCTAATGTTTTGATCGGAGGGAGAAATCCTGTCG
- the LOC140931928 gene encoding uncharacterized protein: MAKELANNLDRDLILNGVREGFDLIPRDTTVLPAFTKNNRSALRPGAKEQIEEQLWEPITIPKRIKVKIPWSKADRKAKGVTLTLWSNPLCKDLSPVRAIIAWLLVADICSGYLFPRICKNNLTSLRNSARGITTYRKTFFEMSKALFEKEFTTHSIRRSAARWAARCGADDSTIKRAGRWKCSAFELYTQDARAEIIKEQHDGNVLFDHKLWMFKPLR; the protein is encoded by the exons ATGGCAAAGGAATTAGCTAACAATTTGGACAGAGACTTGATTCTTAATGGTGTACGAGAAGGGTTTGACTTGATTCCGCGAGATACTACTGTTTTACCAGCTTTCACAAAGAACAACAGATCGGCGCTCAGGCCAGGGGCCAAAGAGCAGATTGAAGAGCAACTAT GGGAGCCAATTACAATTCCAAAACGTATTAAAGTGAAAATACCATGGTCTAAAGCAGATAGAAAGGCCAAAG GAGTTACACTTACCCTGTGGAGCAACCCATTATGTAAGGATTTGAGTCCTGTGAGAGCCATCATTGCTTGGTTACTTGTAGCAG ATATTTGTAGTGGTTACCTCTTCCCAAGGATATGCAAAAACAACCTTACATCCTTGCGAAACAGTGCTCGTGGTATTACCACGTACAGGAAAACATTTTTTGa GATGTCCAAGGCTCTCTTTGAGAAGGAATTCACCACCCACAGTATACGAAGATCAGCAGCTCGATGGGCAGCCCGTTGTGGGGCAGATGATAGTACTATCAAAAGAGCGGGAAGATG GAAATGCAGTGCTTTCGAATTGTACACTCAGGATGCCAGAGCCGAAATTATTAAAGAACAACACGATGGAAATGTGCTGTTTGATCATAAATTGTGGATGTTTAAACCTTTACGATAG